One part of the Algibacter sp. L1A34 genome encodes these proteins:
- the mgtE gene encoding magnesium transporter — translation MSEETENIQFELTKALIEQVEQLIEAKAENELKELLDEFHHADIAEILDELNLEEAMYVIKLLDSETTADILMELDEDNREKVLKNLSAKEIADEIEELDTDDAADIIAELPEERQQEVIAQIIDEEHRAEITELLAYDEDTAGGLMAKELVKVYDTWTVAGCLRRIRGQAEEVTRVHSVYVVNKQGKLVGRLSLKDLIVAKNEQKIADIYISSVDSVNVHDSVEVVAQVMVKYDLEAIPVVDGKQILLGRITIDDIVDIIKEEAEKDYQLAAGISQDVEADDSIWELTKARLPWLLIGMFGGLGAASIISGFTGAMLKYTELLLFIPLIQATAGNVGVQSSAIVVQGLANNTIKGKLLKRLLKEFSLGLVNGVAIALIVLLISHFGFKTSYLVSMTIGIALITVIIMAALIGTFVPIILDKRGVDPAIATGPFITTSNDIFGILIYFLIAKAILGF, via the coding sequence TTGTCTGAAGAAACGGAAAACATACAATTCGAATTAACCAAGGCGCTCATTGAGCAAGTAGAGCAACTCATTGAGGCTAAAGCCGAAAATGAACTTAAGGAACTTTTAGACGAGTTTCACCACGCTGATATTGCCGAAATTTTAGATGAATTAAATCTAGAAGAGGCGATGTATGTTATAAAACTGCTCGATTCTGAAACTACGGCAGATATTTTAATGGAACTCGATGAAGATAATCGAGAAAAAGTATTAAAAAATCTTTCAGCCAAAGAAATCGCCGATGAAATTGAGGAGCTTGACACCGATGATGCTGCCGATATTATTGCCGAACTCCCAGAAGAACGCCAGCAAGAAGTTATTGCTCAAATAATAGATGAAGAACATAGAGCTGAAATTACTGAACTTTTAGCCTATGATGAAGATACCGCAGGTGGACTCATGGCAAAAGAACTTGTGAAAGTTTATGATACCTGGACGGTTGCCGGTTGTTTACGTCGTATTCGTGGCCAAGCCGAAGAGGTTACTCGTGTACACTCCGTTTATGTTGTAAATAAACAAGGCAAACTCGTAGGTCGTCTATCGTTAAAAGATCTTATTGTTGCAAAGAATGAACAAAAAATTGCTGATATTTATATCTCAAGTGTCGATTCTGTAAATGTGCACGATAGCGTTGAAGTTGTCGCTCAAGTTATGGTTAAATACGATTTAGAAGCTATTCCTGTAGTCGATGGAAAACAAATTCTTTTAGGCCGTATTACCATCGATGATATTGTAGATATCATAAAAGAAGAAGCTGAAAAAGATTACCAATTAGCTGCCGGTATCTCGCAAGATGTAGAAGCCGATGATAGTATTTGGGAACTTACCAAAGCCCGCCTACCGTGGTTACTTATTGGTATGTTTGGAGGGCTTGGAGCCGCAAGTATTATTAGTGGTTTTACGGGAGCGATGCTTAAATATACAGAGTTACTGCTATTCATTCCGCTTATCCAGGCAACTGCCGGAAACGTTGGCGTACAATCTTCAGCTATTGTAGTTCAAGGTCTAGCAAACAATACAATAAAGGGTAAATTGTTAAAACGTTTACTTAAAGAATTTTCGCTTGGTTTAGTAAATGGTGTTGCCATTGCGCTCATCGTTTTGCTTATCAGTCACTTTGGCTTTAAAACCTCGTATCTTGTGTCTATGACTATTGGTATCGCACTAATTACCGTTATCATTATGGCTGCATTAATCGGTACGTTTGTGCCTATTATTTTAGATAAACGTGGTGTTGATCCTGCTATTGCCACAGGGCCGTTTATCACTACAAGTAATGATATTTTTGGAATACTTATCTATTTTCTTATAGCAAAGGCTATACTAGGATTTTAA
- a CDS encoding PAS domain-containing sensor histidine kinase translates to MGLEQFIDKKGSHIHNYILTAIFLLVHSYYTFIEPNLNARNINIALAYVIISYQIAFLVFKKTPKPMRRITRSIGYLFCAVFIIQCIHIIYNLQKKEAISDYFKSTSIESLFLLSWIIITILMPYIITLMYNKRLVLNINKQEEKFSKAFHAAPFVITLSKFSDGKIFEVNKSVETISDYKTEDLIGMNSAELNLWGQKSDRQKFLSSLSSKGFVKENEYIFRKKSGELFPGLMTAQVININNEDCIISVINDISNRKKAELNLRNSEATLRELNSTKDKFFSIIAHDLRTPFNGIIGFSQILSDQIKEKNYEDIDEYAEIIQTSSEHAMALLSNLMEWSRSQSGQMKFNPEYIDLITLIQKTLELLKTSSEQKQISINLDAPTNIIVYADKKMIETILRNLISNAIKFTPQNGVISINAEENETEHLISIIDSGVGIANANLEKLFQIDRLHSTSGTNDESGTGLGLILCKDFIDYHKGKIWAESEVGVGTNMQFCLPKINPSTN, encoded by the coding sequence ATGGGCTTAGAACAATTTATTGATAAAAAAGGAAGCCATATTCACAACTACATTCTAACCGCTATTTTTCTTCTTGTACATTCTTATTACACCTTTATTGAGCCTAATTTAAATGCTAGAAATATAAATATTGCCCTAGCCTATGTTATTATTAGTTATCAAATTGCTTTTTTAGTGTTTAAAAAAACACCAAAACCTATGCGCAGAATAACGCGCTCTATTGGGTATCTTTTTTGTGCTGTTTTTATTATACAATGCATTCACATTATTTACAACTTACAAAAAAAAGAAGCTATATCAGATTATTTTAAATCTACATCTATAGAATCGCTATTTCTTTTATCTTGGATTATTATTACCATTCTTATGCCATATATTATAACCTTAATGTATAATAAGCGCTTAGTTCTAAATATAAACAAACAAGAAGAAAAGTTCTCCAAAGCCTTCCATGCCGCTCCCTTTGTTATTACATTATCAAAATTTAGCGATGGTAAAATTTTTGAAGTAAATAAAAGTGTAGAAACCATTTCGGACTACAAAACAGAAGATTTAATAGGCATGAATTCTGCCGAACTAAATTTATGGGGACAGAAGAGTGATCGTCAAAAATTCTTATCAAGCTTAAGCTCAAAAGGTTTTGTTAAAGAAAACGAATATATATTTCGAAAAAAATCTGGAGAGCTGTTCCCTGGATTAATGACAGCACAAGTGATTAACATTAATAATGAAGATTGTATTATTTCCGTAATAAATGATATTAGTAATAGAAAAAAAGCAGAGTTAAATCTAAGAAATAGTGAAGCCACTTTAAGAGAATTAAACTCCACAAAAGATAAGTTTTTCTCGATAATTGCACACGATTTGCGAACACCTTTTAATGGTATTATAGGCTTTAGTCAAATATTAAGCGACCAAATTAAAGAGAAAAACTACGAAGATATTGATGAGTATGCCGAAATTATCCAAACCTCATCAGAGCACGCCATGGCTTTACTATCCAACCTCATGGAGTGGTCGAGATCTCAATCTGGACAAATGAAATTTAACCCAGAGTATATCGATTTAATCACTTTGATACAAAAGACCTTAGAATTACTAAAAACCTCTTCGGAACAAAAACAAATAAGCATTAACCTTGACGCACCCACTAACATTATTGTGTATGCCGATAAAAAGATGATAGAAACAATACTACGAAACCTTATCTCTAACGCCATAAAGTTTACTCCTCAAAATGGAGTTATTAGCATAAATGCTGAAGAAAACGAAACCGAGCACCTCATATCTATAATAGATAGTGGTGTTGGTATTGCGAATGCTAACCTTGAAAAACTTTTTCAAATAGATAGATTGCACTCAACCTCTGGTACAAACGATGAAAGTGGAACAGGACTAGGACTAATACTATGTAAAGATTTTATTGATTACCATAAAGGAAAAATTTGGGCAGAAAGCGAAGTTGGCGTAGGCACCAACATGCAATTTTGCCTACCAAAAATAAATCCTTCAACGAATTAA
- the rsmA gene encoding 16S rRNA (adenine(1518)-N(6)/adenine(1519)-N(6))-dimethyltransferase RsmA, whose protein sequence is MAYKPNNNQVRAKKHLGQHFLNDESVAERIADTLTLNNYKTILEIGPGTGMLTKYLLKKPVTTYVVEIDTESVEYLQANYLNLAPRIIEKDFLKYDLNESLNGEPFAIIGNFPYNISTQIVFKTLEMRDQIPEFSGMFQKEVAARICSKEGSKVYGILSVLVQAFYHAEYLFTVPPHVFNPPPKVESGVLRLIRKEDYSLPCDEKMFFKVVKTAFQQRRKTLRNSLKTFDLSDNLKANSIFGQRPEQLSVASFLELTQLLENDK, encoded by the coding sequence GTGGCATATAAACCAAATAATAATCAAGTAAGAGCAAAAAAGCATCTGGGTCAACATTTTTTAAATGATGAGTCGGTTGCAGAACGAATAGCCGATACCTTAACGCTAAATAATTACAAAACCATTCTAGAAATTGGTCCGGGTACAGGCATGCTTACCAAGTATTTACTTAAAAAACCGGTAACCACTTACGTTGTAGAAATTGATACTGAATCGGTAGAATATTTGCAGGCTAATTACTTAAATTTGGCGCCTAGAATTATAGAAAAAGATTTTTTAAAATACGATTTAAATGAATCCTTAAACGGCGAACCCTTTGCAATCATTGGGAACTTTCCATATAATATTTCAACACAAATTGTGTTTAAAACTTTAGAAATGCGAGATCAAATCCCTGAGTTTTCAGGTATGTTTCAAAAAGAAGTCGCTGCGCGTATTTGTTCTAAAGAAGGCTCTAAAGTTTACGGTATTCTTTCTGTTTTGGTGCAAGCTTTTTATCATGCCGAATATTTGTTTACTGTGCCTCCACATGTGTTTAATCCGCCTCCAAAAGTAGAATCTGGAGTGTTAAGGCTTATCCGTAAAGAAGATTATTCATTGCCATGCGACGAAAAAATGTTTTTTAAAGTGGTAAAAACAGCTTTTCAGCAACGTAGAAAAACACTTCGTAACAGTTTAAAAACATTCGATTTGTCCGATAATTTAAAAGCAAATAGTATCTTTGGCCAACGTCCCGAACAATTAAGTGTAGCCTCGTTTTTGGAGCTTACGCAATTGTTAGAAAACGACAAGTAG
- a CDS encoding saccharopine dehydrogenase family protein, whose translation MRKILIIGSGKSTSYLLKYLLEKSEEENLFITIGDLHIEHAQKLTSGHKNVKVIKLDVFDESSRKTAIQNAGIVISMLPARFHIEVAKDCVFYGKHMVTASYISPKMQDLNQEAIEKGVVLMNEIGVDPGIDHMSAMHVIDKIRDDGGEIILFESFTGGLVAPESDNNLWNYKFTWNPRNVVTAGQGGPAKFLQEGTYKYIPYNRLFRRTEFLDIENFGRFEVYANRDSLKYQTIYGLQNIKTLYRGTMRRVGFSKAWHIFVTLGMTDDSYTIDDSENMSYRDFVNAFLPYSPTDSVELKLRYQLKIDQDDIVWNKLIELDIFNPNKKVDLKKATPAQILQKILMDSWTLSQKDKDMIVMYHKFGYEKAGKNYQIESNMVTIGQDQTYTAMAKTVGLPVAIATIAILNKAITTPGVQLPINKEVYTPILKELQNFGITFKEKQVPYLGYNPLNH comes from the coding sequence ATGCGAAAAATTTTAATCATTGGTTCAGGAAAATCCACTTCTTATCTTCTAAAATATTTATTAGAAAAATCTGAAGAGGAAAACTTATTTATCACCATAGGCGATTTACATATTGAACATGCTCAAAAACTAACAAGCGGACATAAAAATGTAAAAGTGATAAAGCTCGATGTTTTTGATGAAAGCTCAAGAAAAACAGCCATTCAAAATGCCGGCATTGTGATATCTATGCTTCCTGCACGCTTCCATATTGAAGTGGCGAAAGACTGCGTTTTCTATGGTAAACACATGGTAACAGCTTCTTACATAAGCCCGAAAATGCAAGACTTAAACCAAGAAGCTATAGAAAAAGGTGTGGTTTTAATGAATGAAATTGGTGTAGACCCCGGGATAGACCACATGAGCGCCATGCATGTTATTGATAAAATCAGGGACGATGGCGGGGAAATTATACTTTTTGAATCTTTTACAGGCGGACTTGTAGCACCAGAAAGTGATAACAACTTATGGAATTACAAATTTACCTGGAACCCAAGAAATGTAGTAACAGCAGGCCAAGGTGGTCCCGCAAAGTTTTTACAAGAAGGTACATATAAATACATTCCTTATAATCGATTATTTAGAAGAACTGAATTTTTAGATATAGAAAATTTTGGACGTTTTGAAGTTTATGCCAACCGAGACTCCTTAAAATACCAAACCATCTATGGCCTTCAAAATATAAAAACGCTTTACCGCGGTACTATGCGTCGCGTTGGGTTTAGTAAAGCATGGCACATATTTGTAACGCTAGGCATGACCGATGACAGCTATACTATAGATGATAGTGAAAACATGAGTTATCGTGATTTTGTAAACGCCTTTTTACCATACAGTCCAACAGATTCCGTAGAACTTAAACTGCGCTATCAACTAAAAATTGATCAAGACGATATTGTTTGGAACAAACTTATTGAACTCGATATTTTTAACCCAAACAAAAAGGTTGACCTAAAAAAAGCAACACCCGCACAAATACTTCAAAAAATACTTATGGACAGCTGGACACTATCTCAAAAGGATAAAGACATGATTGTTATGTATCATAAATTTGGTTATGAAAAAGCTGGAAAAAACTATCAAATAGAATCTAACATGGTTACTATTGGCCAAGATCAAACCTATACCGCCATGGCAAAAACAGTTGGCCTACCAGTTGCTATTGCCACAATTGCTATTTTGAATAAGGCTATTACAACACCCGGAGTACAATTGCCTATTAATAAAGAAGTTTACACTCCAATTTTAAAAGAGTTACAAAATTTCGGAATTACCTTTAAAGAAAAACAAGTACCATATTTAGGCTACAATCCTTTAAACCATTAA
- a CDS encoding DUF423 domain-containing protein: MNRTILLTAAILGVTSIILGAFGAHGLKALISPESVQTFETGVRYQMYHALFLLFVGSTTYVSVRSKTKIFYLVVVGLLFFSGSIYGLSTNVLTSFDFKTIGVITPIGGLLLIVAWVLLFIDFLKKQN; this comes from the coding sequence ATGAACAGAACTATTTTATTAACAGCAGCCATTTTAGGTGTTACAAGTATTATTTTAGGGGCTTTTGGTGCACATGGTTTAAAGGCTTTAATTTCTCCAGAATCTGTACAAACTTTTGAAACGGGTGTGCGTTACCAAATGTATCATGCTTTGTTTCTTTTATTTGTTGGAAGTACGACTTATGTTTCTGTAAGATCTAAAACCAAAATATTTTATTTAGTAGTTGTTGGGTTGCTCTTTTTTTCGGGGTCAATATATGGCTTATCAACTAATGTATTAACCAGTTTCGATTTTAAAACTATTGGTGTAATTACACCAATTGGTGGGCTACTTTTAATAGTGGCTTGGGTGCTCTTGTTTATTGATTTCTTAAAAAAACAAAACTAA
- a CDS encoding energy transducer TonB, translating to MKKFYSISIPKPCHENWNNMIPEEKGRFCNSCSKTVIDFTQMDTMEIQDFIDQNKENNICGHFKQTQLDSINLHIPSHVLTQRQSFNHIFLWTLLIVMGTTLMNCTNKNGAKQKIDSIEIVDSISSKTINILEALPKTTKKDSVAKKSCSTISKEIKITDGLIITDTLGEPTILETPPPVLEPIIIPDIKVIEPIIMGDLITEAPITIGFLTIESPPEFENTPKSLTIKEKRDYFSERISKIVTKNFDTSICLELTGKQKVFVQFIINEHGKVANIKTRAPHPNLEKEAERVINLLPQFTPAKQANKPTSIVYYLPIVFTVEE from the coding sequence ATGAAAAAATTCTACTCCATTTCTATCCCTAAACCTTGCCATGAGAATTGGAACAACATGATTCCCGAAGAAAAAGGTCGATTTTGTAACTCTTGTTCTAAAACCGTTATCGATTTTACTCAAATGGATACTATGGAAATTCAGGATTTTATTGATCAAAACAAAGAGAATAATATCTGTGGGCATTTTAAACAAACACAACTAGATAGTATTAATCTGCATATTCCATCGCATGTTTTAACACAAAGACAAAGCTTTAACCACATATTTTTATGGACGCTACTCATTGTAATGGGGACCACTTTAATGAATTGCACCAATAAAAACGGTGCCAAACAAAAAATTGACAGTATTGAAATTGTAGACTCTATATCCAGTAAAACTATCAATATTTTAGAAGCGTTACCAAAAACAACTAAAAAAGATAGCGTCGCAAAAAAATCATGCAGTACTATTTCAAAAGAAATAAAAATTACAGATGGATTAATAATTACTGACACTCTTGGCGAGCCAACAATATTAGAAACTCCACCACCGGTATTAGAACCGATAATTATTCCAGATATAAAAGTAATAGAGCCTATTATCATGGGTGATCTTATAACAGAAGCTCCAATAACAATCGGTTTTCTTACAATAGAATCTCCACCAGAATTCGAAAACACACCAAAAAGCCTCACAATTAAAGAAAAAAGAGACTATTTTTCTGAGCGCATCTCAAAAATAGTTACTAAAAATTTCGACACTTCAATTTGCCTAGAATTAACAGGTAAACAAAAAGTTTTTGTTCAATTTATAATAAACGAACACGGTAAGGTCGCTAACATTAAAACAAGAGCACCGCACCCTAACTTAGAGAAAGAAGCAGAAAGGGTTATTAATCTTTTACCACAATTTACTCCAGCAAAGCAAGCAAATAAGCCTACAAGTATAGTTTACTACTTACCAATTGTTTTCACTGTAGAAGAATAA
- a CDS encoding helix-turn-helix domain-containing protein encodes MQQTFTEFSTNAILKIGNESLLSSYKESTQAALYTFIITQDTKAEIVVDSIPYTIEARSLLVLTPVQYIKFIKGENLVVYQFNQEFYCIKDHDQEVSCAGLLFFGNVHVPLIGLSEDEAHKFSILHEVFRDEFETKDSIQAEMLRMLMARFIIISTRLLKAKEGFVETTKNTKIELLREFNILVEAEFKKEHSVSYYADKLFKSPKTLSNTFSKLNTSPLQIIHDRIILEAKRLLIYTDKTAKEIAYEVGFEDASHLSRLFKKNTSFSPSDFKKQLKTTV; translated from the coding sequence ATGCAACAAACTTTTACAGAATTTTCGACTAATGCGATTTTAAAAATTGGTAATGAGTCTCTATTAAGCAGCTATAAAGAATCTACCCAAGCAGCACTGTATACTTTTATTATAACGCAAGATACTAAAGCCGAAATTGTTGTAGACAGCATACCTTACACCATTGAAGCCAGGAGCTTACTGGTATTAACACCTGTACAATACATTAAGTTTATTAAAGGTGAAAATTTAGTAGTGTATCAATTTAATCAGGAGTTTTACTGCATTAAGGATCACGATCAAGAAGTAAGCTGTGCCGGATTATTGTTTTTTGGAAATGTCCATGTACCTTTAATTGGATTAAGTGAAGATGAGGCTCATAAATTCTCAATTCTTCATGAGGTTTTTAGAGATGAATTTGAAACTAAAGATAGTATACAAGCTGAAATGTTGCGCATGCTTATGGCCCGCTTTATTATAATAAGCACGCGTTTACTTAAAGCAAAAGAAGGTTTTGTAGAAACTACTAAAAACACCAAAATAGAATTATTACGTGAGTTTAATATATTGGTAGAAGCAGAATTTAAAAAAGAGCATAGCGTATCTTATTATGCAGATAAACTTTTTAAATCTCCAAAAACATTATCCAACACGTTTTCTAAACTTAATACAAGTCCGTTACAAATTATTCACGACCGTATTATTCTTGAAGCAAAACGCTTATTAATCTACACCGATAAAACGGCCAAGGAAATAGCATACGAAGTTGGCTTTGAAGACGCCTCTCATTTAAGTCGATTATTCAAAAAAAACACCTCTTTTTCTCCTTCAGACTTTAAAAAACAACTCAAAACTACGGTTTAG
- a CDS encoding DUF3037 domain-containing protein produces MQDRYTFEYAVIRVVPKVEREEFFNVGVILFSKRKKFLGIKYYINPHKLKAFSPEVELELFNDYLKAWELVCAGNPNGGRIERMELSDRFRWLTACRSTIIQSSKTHSGLCDNPEKMLEDIFNSHVL; encoded by the coding sequence ATGCAAGATAGATATACATTTGAGTACGCCGTTATTAGAGTTGTACCTAAGGTAGAACGCGAAGAATTTTTTAATGTTGGAGTTATTCTTTTTTCGAAGCGTAAAAAATTTCTTGGTATAAAATATTATATAAACCCACATAAACTAAAAGCGTTTTCTCCGGAAGTAGAATTGGAGTTATTTAATGATTATTTAAAAGCTTGGGAACTGGTTTGCGCCGGAAACCCAAATGGAGGTAGAATAGAAAGGATGGAACTATCGGATAGGTTTAGATGGTTAACAGCTTGCAGAAGCACCATTATACAAAGCTCTAAAACACATTCTGGATTGTGCGATAATCCTGAAAAAATGCTAGAAGATATTTTTAATAGCCATGTGCTATAA
- a CDS encoding nucleoside deaminase, which translates to MIQPFDDTYFMKKALQEAEAAYKSGEIPVGAVIVIDNKIIARGHNLTETLNDVTAHAEMQAITAAANFLGGKYLQNCTLYVTLEPCQMCGGALYWSQISNIVYGARDMERGCINLNTKLHPKTTIKGGVLAEEASALMKQFFIERRNLN; encoded by the coding sequence ATGATACAACCTTTTGATGATACGTATTTTATGAAAAAAGCACTTCAGGAAGCTGAAGCCGCTTATAAAAGTGGTGAAATTCCTGTTGGAGCCGTTATTGTTATTGATAATAAAATTATTGCTCGCGGACATAATTTAACTGAGACTCTGAACGATGTTACAGCACATGCGGAAATGCAGGCCATTACTGCAGCTGCAAATTTTTTAGGAGGTAAGTATTTACAAAACTGTACTTTGTATGTTACGCTAGAGCCTTGCCAAATGTGTGGCGGTGCTTTGTATTGGAGTCAGATTTCTAATATTGTGTATGGTGCTCGAGATATGGAGCGTGGTTGTATTAACTTAAACACTAAGCTTCACCCCAAAACAACTATAAAAGGAGGTGTTTTAGCAGAAGAAGCTTCGGCGCTTATGAAACAGTTTTTTATAGAAAGAAGAAACTTAAACTAA
- a CDS encoding HipA family kinase produces the protein MNKIDIRTVDVTQYVHPLREGGSLPAIVKADDGFLYVLKFRGAGQGKKALIAEFIGGEMARAIGLKVPELVFMNLDDSFSKTEPDEEIQDLLKFSVGLNLGLHFLSSAITYDPLVSTTDSLTASKVVLLDSIISNIDRTAKNTNLLQWNKELWVIDNGASFYFHHDWKNWENHLTRTFPLIKDHVLLQKATRLKEASIEIKDLLSEVKIAEIISNIPEDWLISESDTMSSDDMRAAYIEFINSRYSKIDLLVKEAEDAR, from the coding sequence ATGAATAAAATTGATATTCGCACTGTAGATGTTACACAATATGTGCATCCGTTAAGAGAAGGAGGTTCACTCCCGGCCATAGTTAAAGCCGATGATGGTTTTCTATATGTATTAAAATTTAGAGGTGCCGGACAAGGCAAAAAAGCATTAATTGCTGAGTTTATTGGCGGAGAAATGGCACGCGCCATTGGCTTAAAGGTTCCTGAATTGGTCTTTATGAATTTAGACGACTCGTTTAGTAAAACCGAACCAGATGAAGAAATCCAAGACTTACTTAAATTTAGTGTAGGGTTGAATTTAGGCTTACATTTTTTATCAAGCGCGATTACTTACGACCCGTTGGTTAGCACAACAGACAGCTTAACAGCATCTAAAGTGGTGCTTTTAGATAGTATTATTAGTAATATTGACAGAACTGCAAAGAACACCAATTTATTACAATGGAATAAAGAACTTTGGGTGATAGATAATGGCGCTAGTTTTTATTTTCATCACGACTGGAAAAATTGGGAGAACCATTTAACCAGAACATTTCCGTTAATAAAAGACCATGTGCTTTTACAAAAAGCCACACGTTTAAAAGAAGCTTCGATAGAAATTAAAGACCTGCTAAGTGAAGTTAAAATTGCAGAAATAATATCTAATATACCTGAAGATTGGCTTATAAGCGAATCGGATACTATGAGTAGTGATGACATGAGAGCAGCTTATATTGAGTTTATAAATTCGAGATATTCTAAGATTGATTTACTAGTTAAAGAAGCTGAAGATGCAAGATAG
- a CDS encoding 1-deoxy-D-xylulose-5-phosphate synthase produces MYFCHVKSKLLNHINSPKELRLLNQKDLPQLARELREFIIDIVATKEGHLGASLGVVELTIALHYVFNTPDDQLIWDVGHQAYGHKILTERRENFHTNRQLKGISGFPKRSESIYDTFGVGHASTSISAALGMAIASKLKGNFNKQHIAVIGDASIAGGMAFEGLNHAGVTDANLLVILNDNAIGIDPSVGALKQYLTNVKKGTKKQDNIFEALNFNYSGPIDGQNLPKLIAELERLKTVKGPKFLHVITTKGKGLKQAEEDQVKYHAPGKFNAKTGDLNIKTPIVEPPKYQDVFGHTIVELAKTNKNIVGITPAMPTGSSLKYMMNIMPDRAFDVGIAEQHAVTLAAGMATQGLVVFCNIYSTFLQRAYDQIIHDVAIQKLPVIFCLDRSGLVGEDGATHHGVFDLSYLRCIPNLIIFAPRNEIELRNIMYTAQLGLEFPIAIRYPRGRGVTIDWKQPFSKIEIGKATQLKKGKNLAVLSIGSISKNVSEAIEDLDVSHFDMRFVKPLDAKLLHSIFKENATIITIEDNAITGGFGSTILEFAAQHNYKNTIKILGVPDRFMDHGKVDELFKLINLDVDGLKQYFNQFT; encoded by the coding sequence ATGTACTTTTGCCACGTGAAAAGCAAACTTTTAAACCACATAAACTCACCCAAAGAACTTCGTCTTTTAAACCAAAAAGACTTACCTCAACTTGCTCGAGAATTACGTGAGTTTATTATTGATATTGTTGCAACCAAAGAAGGACATCTAGGTGCCAGCCTAGGCGTAGTTGAATTGACTATTGCATTACACTATGTATTTAACACACCAGACGATCAACTTATTTGGGATGTTGGCCACCAAGCGTACGGTCATAAAATATTAACCGAACGTCGTGAAAACTTTCACACCAACAGACAGTTAAAAGGCATTAGCGGTTTTCCAAAACGAAGCGAAAGTATTTATGACACTTTTGGAGTTGGGCATGCTTCTACATCTATTTCGGCTGCTTTAGGCATGGCTATCGCCTCAAAATTAAAAGGGAATTTTAACAAACAACATATTGCCGTAATTGGAGACGCAAGTATTGCGGGCGGCATGGCATTCGAAGGATTGAATCACGCTGGTGTTACCGATGCTAATTTACTGGTTATTTTAAATGACAACGCTATTGGAATCGACCCAAGCGTCGGCGCCTTAAAACAATACTTAACCAACGTTAAAAAAGGCACAAAAAAACAAGACAACATTTTTGAGGCTTTAAATTTCAACTATTCTGGACCTATAGACGGACAGAATTTACCAAAGCTAATTGCAGAGTTAGAACGTTTAAAAACCGTTAAAGGCCCTAAGTTTTTACACGTAATAACAACTAAGGGCAAAGGCTTAAAACAAGCTGAAGAAGACCAAGTAAAATACCACGCACCAGGAAAATTTAATGCCAAAACTGGCGATTTAAATATAAAAACACCCATCGTTGAACCTCCAAAATATCAAGATGTTTTTGGACACACTATTGTAGAATTAGCTAAAACAAACAAAAACATAGTAGGCATTACACCTGCCATGCCAACAGGAAGTTCATTAAAATACATGATGAACATAATGCCCGACCGTGCTTTCGATGTCGGTATTGCCGAACAACATGCTGTTACCTTAGCCGCTGGTATGGCAACACAAGGCTTAGTGGTATTCTGTAATATTTACTCAACGTTTTTACAACGAGCTTACGATCAAATAATTCACGATGTAGCCATACAAAAACTACCTGTTATTTTCTGTCTAGATCGATCTGGTTTGGTTGGTGAAGATGGCGCTACACATCATGGTGTTTTCGATTTATCATATTTAAGATGCATTCCTAATTTAATAATTTTTGCACCAAGAAATGAAATCGAATTACGCAACATCATGTACACCGCACAATTAGGTTTAGAGTTTCCTATTGCCATAAGGTACCCACGAGGGCGAGGTGTAACTATAGATTGGAAACAACCATTTTCTAAAATTGAAATTGGTAAGGCCACACAATTAAAAAAAGGAAAAAACTTAGCGGTTTTAAGTATTGGTAGTATTTCAAAAAATGTAAGTGAAGCGATTGAAGACCTCGATGTTTCTCATTTTGACATGCGTTTTGTAAAACCTTTAGATGCTAAATTACTACACAGTATCTTTAAAGAAAATGCAACAATTATTACTATTGAAGACAACGCAATTACTGGTGGTTTTGGATCTACTATTTTAGAGTTTGCTGCGCAACACAACTACAAAAACACCATTAAAATTCTAGGTGTTCCTGATCGATTTATGGATCACGGTAAAGTTGATGAATTATTCAAATTAATCAACTTAGATGTTGATGGATTAAAGCAATACTTCAATCAATTCACTTAA